The following DNA comes from Verrucomicrobiia bacterium.
TTATGATTTCTTGGCGCCTGCGACATCAAACTCGGTTGTAATGACAAGCAGTCCAACGACGATCGAAATCGTGCCAGTTAATGACAATGATACGAATGAAATTGATCCGGAAAGTGTTATTTTAACTCTTGATGCAAGTGGCACAGGATGGACTTCAGGTGTTCCTAACTCGGCTCAAGTTGATATCTTTGCTGGTGCGGTTATTCCTCCCAATACCAATGGTGGTAATACTAATGTTACTGATTTAGAAGGATTCAGCATTATCTTAAAGAAACCCAAAATTGGTAAGACAATCAAATTCAAAACGGCTAAAGGATTCCCTGTAAAATTGTTCGTAGTTACTGCTTCCAACACAGTTAGCAGTGTAGCTTATGCAGCTATGGTTGCAGGCAATACCAATGATACGAATAACAATACGAATGCCATTACCTTTATTACTGCAGGTAAATTGAAGCCAATTACTAAAGGCAAAAAATTCAAGCAGAATATCAAGGCTATGGCCAAATCCACGAAGACAACCAAAGCAGGGGTTAACATTCCTGTAGGAACAGCATCCATTCAGTTTATTGTTCGAGTGAATGGAACTTCTGGAACCAACACAGGATCTGCTTACTTTACCAATACATTTTCTACAATTGTTAAGTAAAAGTTGAGAGTTTTGTATCAAAAACCGGTCACCGCAGGGTGACCGGTTTTTTTTATTGCTTGAGATAAATTGATAGAACAAATAGACAAATTTTTCTGAGTAATTTTTTCTTCTCAAATAAGAATAAGTGATTCATTCTTATTTCATGAAAAAACTATTTTTTAGCAGTCTTTTTTTCTGCTTCATTCAGATGGCGAGTTATAGTCAATTCATTATTGAGCCTTTTGATTATACAGGAAATAATTTAACCAACGCTCTTGGCACAATTTGGACTTTGCATAGTGGAACAACCCCTATTGAAGTTTTGTCTACACCTTCTGACTCCGGAAGCTCTCTTGCCTTGACTAACTTTCCTGCTTCTTCAGGTAATCGTATTCGATTAACTTTTGCTAATAGTGGAGACGCTGGAGTTAATTTCACGCCTCAGGTGACTGTTGATGGAACTGCGATTTATGCTTCTTTTCTACTTAAATTAACAGCTTTGCCTTTTACCAATTATTTTGCCCATTTTTTTCTTGGTAGTAATGGACTGTTTCGTTCCACAACTTGGGCAAAACTTAATGGAAGCAATTATCAACTAGGCATTGGTGTGATAGGCAATAATCCCGTTTTTGCACCAAATTTACTCAATACCAACACCACTCATCTTGTGGTCATAAAATATTCTCGTGTAGCTGGACCAGATAATGATGGTGTTTCTCTTTATATTGATCCAGTGCCTAGCCAGCCGGAGCCAGCGCCTTCGGCCACGCAGACTCTACCAGCACTGGATATATCGGCAGAAGGCGTTGCACGTTTTGGCCTGCGTCAGAGTACAGGAATTGGGGAAATTGAGTTAGACGAATTGCGTATTGGCACGAGTTGGACTGATATCTTTTCCAATGGTTTTCAAGGCACCAATATTGTCACTATTGCTAATAGTGGCGATAGCTCAGAGTTAGGAACTAATGGGATGTTTACGCTTACCAGTAATGGAAGCAATTATCCTATCACAGTGACGTATGGTTTGAGTGGATCAGCCACTTTTTCAAATGACTTTACCCTTGCGATTCCTGCCACTACGAATGCTGTGATTATGACTAATTCCACGCAAACTATTACTATTAATCCCATCCAAGATAATGATACTAATGAAGTAGATCCTGAAACGATTGTGATTACTTTAGATTCTTCGGGTTCGGGCTGGATTTCAGGTAATCCTTCCAGTGCAACTAATTTTCTTTATCAAGGTGTTATTCCATCGCCTGCATCACTTACTGACTATAGTTTGGAATTGCGAAAGCCGAAACCGGGCACTTTAGTTAAATTTTCGAGCTTGAAAGGGTTTAAAACAAAAGGTCGAGTGCGAACAACGAATACCATTTCAGGCGTTTCTTATACCGTTTTACTTGACACAAATAATACTAATACTGATTTTATTTTAGCCGGAAAGTTTAAAGCATTAATAAAAGGGAAGCTGTTCAAAAAGGGGTATCGAGCTACCTATCGCGCTACCAAAACCAGTCGAGCAGGCGTAGGTGTTTTAGCTGGAACGACCTCTATTAAACTTGTAACAAAAGTGGTTGGCTCTGCGGGTGACGCTTATTTTACCAATATATTTCCAACTCAAGTTAAATAAGACCTTAGAAAAAGAATAAAATTTTGCGCGAGGGGGGACTCGAACCCCCACGCCTTTCGGCATACGCACCTCAAGCGTACGTGTATGCCATTTCACCACTCGCGCGATAATTAGACTCTTTATTTAAAGTCAAAATTTGAACTGTGCAAGAGCTAAGCTGCGCTTGCTTGGGGAGATAGGGAAATATTTTCCTCTAAAGCTGGATAAGAAGAGGTTGCAGGTGTTGAAAGGATAGAGGTTTCCTGACTTTTTCGATTTAGTTTAACTGAAATAATTTTGGAAATTCCTTTTTCCTCCATAGTTACCCCATACAAAGTATCGGCGATGCTAATGGTTTTTTTATTGTGAGTAATCAAAAGAAATTGAGATTGATCCAAAAATCGTTTTAAAATTTTAAGAAAACGATCGATATTGGATTCGTCTAAAGGCGCGTCCATTTCATCTAGAACACAAAACGGGCTTGGCTTCACCTTGTAAATGGCAAATAACAAGGCTACTGCTGTCATGGTTCTTTCACCTCCTGAAAGCAAGGAAATGACTTGAGGTTGTTTGCCAGGCGGCTTCGCGACAATTTCGATACCACATTCCAAAGGATCTTGTTCATCATTCAGTAAGAGATTGGCTTTGCCACCACCAAAAAGTTCAGTGAATGTGCTTTGGAAGTTTAGACGAATTTGCTCGAATGTTTCGACAAAAAGTTTTTTCGTGGTGCGATTAATGAAAGTGATGGCATCCAGCAAATGCTGTTTTGCATCCAATAAATCTTTTTGTTGCGACTCTAAAAAGCTTAATCGTTTTTCCAACTCATCATATTCGCTGACCGCTTCCAAGTTAACAGGCCCCATATTATCTAATTTGGATCGCATCTCTTCGATTTGTTGTTGCAACAGATCCCATTCTTGAGGCTCTGTAATATTTTCAGTGGTGGGCAAGGATTCCAAATCTAATTGGTAGGTTCGAAATAGTCTTTCTTTTAGATTTTGTTTTTCTAAATCGTATTTTGCTAATTGTAATTCAGCTTGAGCGCGATTTTGCTGGGTTTGAGTTTGTTGCTTTTGTTGTTTTTGAAAGGATTGCTGCTTTTGATCCAAAGACTGTTGCAATAATCCTCGTTCCGTTTGCAGTTGTTTTAGTTTTTCTTCAATGTTGCCTTGTTGTAATGTCAGGCTCTGAATTTCCTTTTCAAGTGTTTCGTTTTCTTGTTCAAGTTGATGGCGTTTTTCTTGATTGTATTGAATAGATTGCTGTCTTTGTAAGACAATTTCTTTAAGTTCTTGCAATCTCGAGGCAATGGGATCGCGCTGAGCAAATAATCCCTTAAGTTTTTCATCCAAAGCAGCTGTTGTAATACGAAATTCGGTTAATTGTTGTGCGAATTGGGACTCGGTTTCTTGGTGTGCAGGAAGCTGTTCGCGGTAAGTTGCGAGTTGTTGTTGGAGCGCGACGCGTTTTTGTTCTAAAAGGTCTCTTTCTTTGATTTGGTCGTGGTAACGCTCCGTGGCATGTTGATCGGACTCAGTTAGTCGGTAAATTTCACCGGAATAATTTTGAAGTTTTTGTTCAATGTTTTGAATTTGATGTGTGAGCAGATGTAAATCTTTTGCCCAAGCTTGTTCTTGCTGTTTTTGTTGATCAAGTTGATTTTTCAACGTTTCGATTTGTGAGAGAAAAGATTGATTTTTTTCAATGAGACGCGTTTCTTGATCTTTTAAAGTTTGAATTTGTGATTCGAGATCATGAATCGGTTGATGAAATTGATCGATTTCTGCTTGGCGGTTTAAGCGCGCTATTTGCTTGGGTAAGGGGCCTGATCCGATTACGCCGCAAGCATCGATTAGTTCGCCGGAACGTGTGGCGATAATCGCTTGAGGCAACTGTTGTTTAAGAGTGAAAGCTTCATTTAATGTTTCGGTAATGTAAGCGTGATTCAAAAGTGTTGTTAACAACTTTTGATGGGTGGATGAGGTGCTAACAAAATGGATTGCCGCCTCGGAGCGAGAGTCGATTTGTGACTGTTGAGAAATGGAATCAAGAGGAGCCAAATGGATGCGAGCGGTATTTTGATTTTGTAAAAATTCAATAATTTTCCAAGCCGCTTCGGTATTAGGAATGATCAGTGTTTCTAATTGATGTTGCAGTAATGCTTCGACAGCAGTTTGATAGCCGTCGGTAATGTGAATGACTTCAGCCAAAGTTTCCAAAATCGAAATTTCGGGTAATTGATTTTCATGTTTGGCTTGGAAAATTTGTTGGATGGCTGGAGTATATTCTTGGTGGGAAGCTTGCCATTTTTTTAATAGATCGCGTTGTGTAATTTTTTCTAAAAGTTGTTGTTCTAGTTGACGATATTGTTGCTGGATTTGAGCTAATTTTTCTTGAGTTTCTTGCTGTTGTTTTTGGTGTGTAAGCAAGGTTTCTTGCGATTGATGAATTTGTTGAGTGAGATGGCTGTGTTGAGTTTGAAGCGCGCTGTTTTTTTCTCGCAAGGTTTCTAAATTTTTTTGATCTTCATTTTTTTCGTTTTCAATAGTTTCGATGCGTAGGGTTAAAGTGCGCTGTTCCGCATCGCGATTGGAAAGTTGTTGATTAAGAGGTTGTAGTTTTTGTTCCAGAGTCTGGATTTCCTTTTCGCATTGTGTTATGGTTTGAAAATGGAGGCGTAAATTTTCTGAAGCGGTTTGAGCTTGAGTTTGTTTTTCCTGGAGAATGCCTTGATGTTGTAGGATTCGTTGTTGGAGCGCTTCGATTTGTTCAGAAAATTGGTTAAGTTGCTCAGTTTGAATTTTTGAACGTTCTTCGGCTCCGGCGATGTCCAGTGTAAATTGATGATTTTGTTGTTCGATTTCGCTTAATCTTTCTTGGTTTAAAATCTGCCGATTTTTTCCGCGATCAAGGGAGGAGTTGAGCTCCATACGTTGATGGCGCTCATTTTCGATTTGATTTTCCGAAAGTTCTAGTTGCTGGCGCGTTTCCTGGAGCTCAAGTTCTAGTTTGCCTGTTTCTACGTTGCTTTGTTCCAATTCCTCGGTGATGGCAGTCAGTTGAGTTTTGATTTTTTGTATGTGGTGGTGGAGTTCTTGTAATTGATGTTGGCCTAGTTGAGTTTCCAGAGTTTTGAGCTGATTAAAAAGCTCTTGATAGCGACGCGCTTTTCCCGCTTGGCGTTGTAAAGAGTTGATTTGGCGTCGCACTTCACGAAGGATATCTTCTAGGCGAATCAGGTTGGCTTCGGTGTGTTCGAGTTTTCGCGAAGTTTCTTTTTTTTGCGTTTTGTATTTGGTAATTCCGGCGGCTTCTTCAAAAATTTCTCGTCTGTCTTCAGGGCGAGCAGAAAGAATTTTATCAATTTTACCCTGTTCCATGATAGAATAGGCGCTGCGACCGATGCCGGTGTCCATGAATAAATGTTGAATATCGCGTAAGCGGCATAGCGTTTTGTTTAATTCATATTCGCTGCGCCCATCGCGAAATACGCGTCGACTAACAGTGACTTCATGGTATTCGGTGCCGAGTTCATTTTCGCAATCGGTAAAGGTAAGGGAAACTTCGGCCATGCCAACTTGTTTGCGTTGATCAGTGCCGCTAAAGATGACATCGGCCATTTCTGTACCGCGTAGAGCTTTTGCGGATTGTTCTCCCAGAACCCAGCGGATGGCATCGAGAACATTGGATTTTCCGCAACCGTTGGGACCGACGATGGCTGTGACGCCGGCAGGAAATTCAAGACGCGTTTTTTCGGCGAACGATTTAAAGCCGATGAGTTCTAAAGCTTTGAGATACATGAAAACAATTATGAATTAAAAATGATAAATTATGAGTTAAGAAGCGGGAAGTCAATCACGAGCCGCCGTAAGAAGGGGCCGATGTGACGTGAAAGCTTTGGACTAGTTTTCTTTGCACCGATTCTTTTAAGATAACGGGATTGGGTTGGGTAGATCGAAAGTTTTTAGGAATAGTCGCCTCGGGTTTGGGTGTGAGCGGTTTTACAGAACCTGAGCGACACAAACATTCGAATTGATTGTCTTTGTTTAAGTAGCCTAGTTCTACATAAAAAGCGCATGTGGTTGTATCAGTGTAAAGATGCCAGTTTCTCACAACGCCTGGAACTGCGGTGGTTTGGAGGCATTGCCCCTTTTCAGTATAGAGGCGAAGAGTTAATTCGCCGCCGGGGGCGCGTCGTCTCCAGATTTCCAAATCGCTAAGGGATAGGTGCCATTGCGCAAGTAGCCAAAAAGGTTTTTGAGAGCTTAATTTAATAGAGGATAAAGAGGGTGTTGTATTATGAAAGGATTCGGGCACCAGAGCAGGGGGTGGCGGAGTAGAAAAAGTTTTTTTATGGGTTACTCGTGCGGCGTTTGGCTTTTTCTTAGTTGTGGTTTTGGTCGAGGCGGTGCGTTTGCTAAGGAGGCGACGTTTGCGCAAGGCGGTTTTTACGGTTGCTGGACTTTTTTTGGTCGTGCGAATTGTTTTTCTAGGCATAAGTAAATAATAATAGTTTTTTTCAAGAGCGCAAAAGAGTTTTTATGACGGATTTTAGGTGAGATAGGCTTGTTGCACTTCTTCGCAATGTAAGAGCTCTTGGCCAGAACCACTTAAGGTGATTTGTCCATTGGCCAATACGTAGCCGCGATGAGCGATTTTTAAGGCTTGATTGGCATTTTGTTCAATTAAAAGAATGGAAACGCCAGCTTGATTGATTTCTTGAATAATTTGAAAGATTTTTTCTACAATCAATGGAGCTAAGCCTAAGGAGGGTTCATCCAACATGAGTAGTTGAGGTTCGCCCATGAGTGCTCGGCCAATGGCAAGCATTTGTTGTTCACCGCCGCTTAAGGTGCCGCCAAGTTGATGGTGACGCTCTTTTAATAGTGGGAAATAGTTAAAGATTTTTTCTAATTTTTCAGCGTCTTTTTTTTTTGATTTTTGGTAGCTGCCAATGAGAAGGTTTTCTTCTACGGTAAGTCGAGCAAAAATATGGCGTCCTTCAGGAGCTAGGCAAATGCCGCGTTGCACGATTTCGTGAGGAGCGAGTTTATCAAGAGGTTGGTCATGCCAAAGAATTTGTCCTTGGCGAGGCGGCAGCATGCCGGTGATAGTGAGGAGAGTCGTGCTTTTTCCAGCTCCATTGGCTCCGATGAGGGTTACGATTTCGTTTTGTTTCACTTCCAAATGAATATCTTTTAAGACGTCAATAGGTCCGTAACCGGCACGAAGATGGAGCAATTGTAGCATGATTAATTTTCTTTTTTTTCCTGACTTTCTTTTCCAAGGTAGGCCGCGATAACTTTAGGATGAGAACGAATTTCTTGAGGTGTGCCCGAGGCGATTTTTTCGCCGTGATCCAATACAATAATATGATTGGAAATGTTCATGACGACTTTCATGTGATGTTCGATAAGGAGGATGGCGAGTCCATTGTGACGAATTTTTTCGATTAAATTCATCATCGTTTCTAGTTCTTTAGGATTCATGCCTGCGCCAGGCTCGTCCAATAATAAAATGCGAGGGCGGGTGGCCAAAGCGCGCGCGATTTCCAAGCGGCGTTGCATGCCGTAAGGGAGGTGTCGGGCGCACATGGATTGGGCGTCAGCGAGACCTACAAAATCCAGTAGTTCCAAAGCATGAGTGCAACCGTGGGTTTCGGTATGGCGATAGCGTGAAGAGCGTGTTAACACGTGCCAAGGGGCGATTCGATTCCAATGAAATTGGCCGACCATCACATTTTCTAGAGCGCTCATTTCGGCAAAGAGTCGGACATTTTGAAAAGTTCTAGCGATGCCGAGATGGCAAATTTGGTGTGGTTTTTGGAAAGTAATATTTTCTTTTTCTAGAAAAATTTCACCTTCATCGGATTGGTAGATGCCGGTTAAACAATTAAAAAAGGTGGTTTTACCGGCGCCGTTGGGACCGATGAGGCTAAGAATTTGGCCTGAAAAAAGATCGAGAGAAACGTTGGTGACCGCCTTGAGACCACCAAATTTTTTGGTGATGTTTTGAACGCAAAGCAACGGTGTCATATAGCGGATTCTGTTTTTAGTTCGAGTCGTCTTCGCGGATTGCCAAGTAATCCTTGGGGGCGGTAAAGCATCATGATGACCATGAGAGCGCCGAATAGGAGCAATCGATAATCGGCTAGAGCGGGAAACTGATCTCTTAATAATGCGGGGATGAGATAAAGGAGCGCGCTGCCGAGCAGTGATCCAGGAATGTTGCCTAATCCGCCGAGTATGACCATCGCTAGCACAAGCGCTGATTCTTCAAATCGAGCAGCAGAAGGATCAAGAAAGCCGATGTAAGCGACATAGAGAAGGCCGGCGAGTGCAGCGAAAACAGAGCTAAGCATGAAAGCCGTGAGCTTCATTTTTACTACGGGAATGCCCATGGCTGCAGCAGCCGTTTCATCTTCGCGAATGGCGATCCAAGCACGGCCAATGCGAGAATGATAAAGTCGATGTAATACTAATGCGCAAAGAAAAATAAAAGTGAGAACGATGAGATAAGTAAATTGAATCGAAGTGATTTGTATAGTAGGAGAAAAAGTGATGGCGTTAATTTTTGATTCTAAAGCGAGGCGAATGCCTTTATCGCCGCCGGTTAAATCGGTGAGATTGCGCATAAGTTCTCGAAAACTTTCTGCAAATCCCAAGGTGACAATGGCCAGGTAATCACCTCGAAGTCGTAAACAGGGTAGGCCGACCAGCCAACCCATGATTGCGCCGACCAAAAGCACTACGGGTAAACTCATCCACCAAGTTAAGCCGGGAATCATTTGTTGGAGGAGGGCGAAGCTGTAACCTCCTACGGCAAAAAAACCGGCATAACCCAGAACGAGTAGTCCGGTCATGCCGACAGCGATGTTGAGTCCTAACGCTTGAATCATGTAAAGGCCAATAAAAATGGCGAGATTTAAGGTGTAGCTAGTGAAGAAGAAGCCTGAGACGGCTAAGATGAGAAAAAGGGCGAGATGAAATTTGGAATTTGCTAAAAGTGTGACGAGAAGTGTGGAGGGATCTGAAGGAGTGGTGTGAGATGAAATTTTATTTCGTTTGAATCGTCGAAAAAGGAAGATGAAAAAAAGAATAGCAAAAAGGGGTGCTAAATTTTTTATGAGTTGCCATCCTTGAAAAAAATTCCATTGAACGCTAACGGTGCCTTGGTGAAAATCGTAATTAAGTTTTAGCCAAACAAAAGGAGCAGTCAGTAGCGCTAAACCCAATATTCCGAGAATTAATTTTAGGACGTTTGATTTCATACCTTATTGGCTACACGTTCGCCTAAAAGTCCGTGAGGTCTAATGATGAGGATGGCCATGAGAATGAGAAAGGTGGTGATATTTTTCCAATCACTACCCAGATAACGGCTGGTGAAATCTTCTGCAAGTCCGATGAGGATGCCGCCTAAAACTGCTCCGGGAATATTGCCAATGCCGCCAAGAATGGCTGCGGTGAAAGCTTTCAATCCGATGAGATAGCCGGAATTGAATTGCATGGAACCGAGATACATCGAGACCATGACACCCGCAACGCCGGCGAGTCCGGAGCCTAAGATAAAAGTGAAAGCGATAATGCGATTAACAGGAATGCCCACGAGGTTGGCCATGAGATTATCTTGAGATGTGGCACGCAGGGCAATGCCGAGTTTAGTTTTTTGAATGAAAAGAAAAAGGCCGATCATTAAAATGAGAGTTGTGCCGAGAATAGCGGTTTGAAGATAGGTCATGGTTATGGGGCCGATTTTGAGCGTGTTGAGTATGAGCGGATCGCTGTAGTAGCTGGGAAATAAAACTTTATCTTTGCTTACGCTGAGCATGATGAAATTTTGTAGAACGATGGAAAGTCCAATGGCGCTTGTGAGTGGTGCTAAGATGTGGGCATGACGAAGTTTACGATAGGCGATGCGCTCGTTGCTATAACCGAAAGCGGAAGCGATAAGGACGGCGAAAAATAATCCTAGCACAAGATTGAGCGAAAAAAAATCGCCCCAAAGCGTGGTAAAACTACCGATCGCGAAAACGCAAGCAAACATGCCGATCATGAAAATTTCGCCATGCGCGAAATTGATCATACCTAAAATGCCGTAAACCATGGTGTAACCCAAGGCAACTAAT
Coding sequences within:
- the smc gene encoding chromosome segregation protein SMC, yielding MYLKALELIGFKSFAEKTRLEFPAGVTAIVGPNGCGKSNVLDAIRWVLGEQSAKALRGTEMADVIFSGTDQRKQVGMAEVSLTFTDCENELGTEYHEVTVSRRVFRDGRSEYELNKTLCRLRDIQHLFMDTGIGRSAYSIMEQGKIDKILSARPEDRREIFEEAAGITKYKTQKKETSRKLEHTEANLIRLEDILREVRRQINSLQRQAGKARRYQELFNQLKTLETQLGQHQLQELHHHIQKIKTQLTAITEELEQSNVETGKLELELQETRQQLELSENQIENERHQRMELNSSLDRGKNRQILNQERLSEIEQQNHQFTLDIAGAEERSKIQTEQLNQFSEQIEALQQRILQHQGILQEKQTQAQTASENLRLHFQTITQCEKEIQTLEQKLQPLNQQLSNRDAEQRTLTLRIETIENEKNEDQKNLETLREKNSALQTQHSHLTQQIHQSQETLLTHQKQQQETQEKLAQIQQQYRQLEQQLLEKITQRDLLKKWQASHQEYTPAIQQIFQAKHENQLPEISILETLAEVIHITDGYQTAVEALLQHQLETLIIPNTEAAWKIIEFLQNQNTARIHLAPLDSISQQSQIDSRSEAAIHFVSTSSTHQKLLTTLLNHAYITETLNEAFTLKQQLPQAIIATRSGELIDACGVIGSGPLPKQIARLNRQAEIDQFHQPIHDLESQIQTLKDQETRLIEKNQSFLSQIETLKNQLDQQKQQEQAWAKDLHLLTHQIQNIEQKLQNYSGEIYRLTESDQHATERYHDQIKERDLLEQKRVALQQQLATYREQLPAHQETESQFAQQLTEFRITTAALDEKLKGLFAQRDPIASRLQELKEIVLQRQQSIQYNQEKRHQLEQENETLEKEIQSLTLQQGNIEEKLKQLQTERGLLQQSLDQKQQSFQKQQKQQTQTQQNRAQAELQLAKYDLEKQNLKERLFRTYQLDLESLPTTENITEPQEWDLLQQQIEEMRSKLDNMGPVNLEAVSEYDELEKRLSFLESQQKDLLDAKQHLLDAITFINRTTKKLFVETFEQIRLNFQSTFTELFGGGKANLLLNDEQDPLECGIEIVAKPPGKQPQVISLLSGGERTMTAVALLFAIYKVKPSPFCVLDEMDAPLDESNIDRFLKILKRFLDQSQFLLITHNKKTISIADTLYGVTMEEKGISKIISVKLNRKSQETSILSTPATSSYPALEENISLSPQASAA
- a CDS encoding DUF4912 domain-containing protein encodes the protein MPRKTIRTTKKSPATVKTALRKRRLLSKRTASTKTTTKKKPNAARVTHKKTFSTPPPPALVPESFHNTTPSLSSIKLSSQKPFWLLAQWHLSLSDLEIWRRRAPGGELTLRLYTEKGQCLQTTAVPGVVRNWHLYTDTTTCAFYVELGYLNKDNQFECLCRSGSVKPLTPKPEATIPKNFRSTQPNPVILKESVQRKLVQSFHVTSAPSYGGS
- a CDS encoding ABC transporter ATP-binding protein; the protein is MLQLLHLRAGYGPIDVLKDIHLEVKQNEIVTLIGANGAGKSTTLLTITGMLPPRQGQILWHDQPLDKLAPHEIVQRGICLAPEGRHIFARLTVEENLLIGSYQKSKKKDAEKLEKIFNYFPLLKERHHQLGGTLSGGEQQMLAIGRALMGEPQLLMLDEPSLGLAPLIVEKIFQIIQEINQAGVSILLIEQNANQALKIAHRGYVLANGQITLSGSGQELLHCEEVQQAYLT
- a CDS encoding ABC transporter ATP-binding protein; this translates as MTPLLCVQNITKKFGGLKAVTNVSLDLFSGQILSLIGPNGAGKTTFFNCLTGIYQSDEGEIFLEKENITFQKPHQICHLGIARTFQNVRLFAEMSALENVMVGQFHWNRIAPWHVLTRSSRYRHTETHGCTHALELLDFVGLADAQSMCARHLPYGMQRRLEIARALATRPRILLLDEPGAGMNPKELETMMNLIEKIRHNGLAILLIEHHMKVVMNISNHIIVLDHGEKIASGTPQEIRSHPKVIAAYLGKESQEKKEN
- a CDS encoding branched-chain amino acid ABC transporter permease, producing MKSNVLKLILGILGLALLTAPFVWLKLNYDFHQGTVSVQWNFFQGWQLIKNLAPLFAILFFIFLFRRFKRNKISSHTTPSDPSTLLVTLLANSKFHLALFLILAVSGFFFTSYTLNLAIFIGLYMIQALGLNIAVGMTGLLVLGYAGFFAVGGYSFALLQQMIPGLTWWMSLPVVLLVGAIMGWLVGLPCLRLRGDYLAIVTLGFAESFRELMRNLTDLTGGDKGIRLALESKINAITFSPTIQITSIQFTYLIVLTFIFLCALVLHRLYHSRIGRAWIAIREDETAAAAMGIPVVKMKLTAFMLSSVFAALAGLLYVAYIGFLDPSAARFEESALVLAMVILGGLGNIPGSLLGSALLYLIPALLRDQFPALADYRLLLFGALMVIMMLYRPQGLLGNPRRRLELKTESAI
- a CDS encoding branched-chain amino acid ABC transporter permease, producing the protein MELLINGLTRGAIYALVALGYTMVYGILGMINFAHGEIFMIGMFACVFAIGSFTTLWGDFFSLNLVLGLFFAVLIASAFGYSNERIAYRKLRHAHILAPLTSAIGLSIVLQNFIMLSVSKDKVLFPSYYSDPLILNTLKIGPITMTYLQTAILGTTLILMIGLFLFIQKTKLGIALRATSQDNLMANLVGIPVNRIIAFTFILGSGLAGVAGVMVSMYLGSMQFNSGYLIGLKAFTAAILGGIGNIPGAVLGGILIGLAEDFTSRYLGSDWKNITTFLILMAILIIRPHGLLGERVANKV